The following are encoded together in the Vibrio splendidus genome:
- the rpsF gene encoding 30S ribosomal protein S6 — protein sequence MRHYEIVFMVHPDQSEQVAGMIERYTGSITEAGGTIHRLEDWGRRQMAYPINKLHKAHYVLMNVEAGQEVMDELETAFRFNDAVLRNMIMRTKGAVTEQSIMLKQKEERAERAPRRDDREERAPRREEEAKPEAAAE from the coding sequence ATGCGTCATTATGAAATCGTATTCATGGTTCACCCTGATCAAAGCGAGCAAGTTGCTGGCATGATCGAGCGTTACACTGGTTCAATCACTGAAGCTGGCGGTACTATCCACCGTCTAGAAGACTGGGGCCGCCGTCAAATGGCTTACCCAATCAACAAACTTCACAAAGCTCACTACGTTCTTATGAACGTTGAAGCTGGCCAAGAAGTGATGGACGAGCTAGAAACTGCTTTCCGTTTTAACGATGCAGTTCTACGTAACATGATCATGCGCACTAAAGGCGCTGTGACTGAGCAATCTATCATGCTTAAGCAAAAAGAAGAGCGTGCAGAGCGTGCTCCTCGTCGTGATGACCGTGAAGAACGTGCACCACGTCGTGAAGAAGAAGCTAAGCCAGAAGCTGCTGCTGAGTAA
- the rpsR gene encoding 30S ribosomal protein S18 produces MARFFRRRKFCRFTAEGVQEIDYKDVATLKNYITEAGKIVPSRITGTSAKYQRQLARAIKRSRYLALLPYTDKHQ; encoded by the coding sequence ATGGCTCGTTTCTTCCGTCGTCGTAAATTCTGCCGTTTTACTGCAGAAGGCGTACAAGAGATTGACTACAAAGACGTAGCAACTCTAAAAAACTACATCACTGAAGCTGGTAAAATTGTACCTAGCCGTATCACTGGTACAAGTGCTAAATACCAACGTCAGCTAGCTCGCGCTATCAAGCGTTCTCGTTACCTAGCTCTACTACCGTACACTGACAAGCATCAGTAA
- the rplI gene encoding 50S ribosomal protein L9, protein MQVILLDKIGNLGGLGDQVNVKSGYARNFLIPQGKVVMATKDNVAMFETRRAELEAKVAEQLAAAEARAETVNTLEGVTIASKAGDEGKLFGSIGTRDIADAITAAGVAVVKSEVRLPEGALRNIGEFEVSIQLHSEVFATAKIAIVAAE, encoded by the coding sequence ATGCAAGTTATTCTACTTGATAAAATCGGTAACCTAGGTGGCCTTGGCGACCAAGTAAACGTTAAATCTGGTTACGCTCGTAACTTCCTTATCCCACAGGGTAAAGTAGTTATGGCAACTAAAGACAACGTTGCTATGTTCGAAACTCGCCGTGCTGAACTAGAAGCTAAAGTTGCTGAGCAACTAGCTGCTGCAGAAGCTCGCGCAGAGACAGTTAACACTCTAGAAGGCGTTACAATCGCTTCTAAAGCTGGTGACGAAGGCAAACTATTCGGTTCTATCGGTACTCGTGACATCGCAGATGCTATTACAGCAGCTGGTGTTGCAGTAGTTAAGAGCGAAGTACGCCTACCTGAAGGCGCTCTACGTAACATCGGCGAATTCGAAGTAAGCATCCAACTTCACTCTGAAGTTTTTGCTACTGCGAAAATCGCTATCGTTGCAGCTGAGTAA
- a CDS encoding DUF481 domain-containing protein, whose product MSKLLALSTGLLSSGLLSTSLLSSPLALADDAKASVDAILDSIVVSEPTVEPIVVAPTPEKDMDIAPSDTSDTELPNPLKTEVEFGYQSHTGNSDSRSLNARLNGEYTAGRHRTSGEWKYYNLYKDGEEDKRQSTYSAQSDYKLSPKTYLYGSFKGVDSRYSAYFKDYTISSGLGYQFSNTEEFVLEVEVGPGFRYQEPNLDELDDDDIIFPEIVEEAIFRGNVNTSWQVLKNLQLKADVTLVSGHSNLKFDTELEAINDITDNIALKIAHSRQYHDKVPHGLSKEDSVLSINLLFQF is encoded by the coding sequence GTGTCCAAATTATTGGCTCTGAGCACTGGTCTTCTAAGCTCTGGTCTTCTAAGCACTAGCCTTCTGAGCTCTCCGTTGGCCTTAGCTGATGATGCTAAAGCCTCTGTCGATGCAATCCTCGACTCTATAGTAGTTTCAGAACCTACTGTTGAGCCGATCGTCGTTGCACCGACACCTGAAAAAGATATGGATATCGCACCAAGTGATACGAGTGACACAGAACTGCCGAACCCACTCAAGACGGAAGTCGAATTTGGGTATCAGTCGCATACTGGTAATTCTGATTCACGATCGCTAAATGCCCGCCTAAACGGTGAGTATACGGCTGGCCGTCATAGAACCAGTGGCGAATGGAAATACTACAACCTCTACAAAGACGGTGAAGAAGATAAAAGGCAATCGACTTACTCGGCTCAGAGTGACTACAAGTTAAGCCCTAAAACCTACCTTTACGGCAGCTTTAAAGGTGTCGATTCACGATACAGTGCTTACTTTAAAGACTACACAATCTCTAGTGGTTTGGGTTATCAGTTCTCGAACACTGAAGAGTTTGTGTTGGAAGTCGAAGTCGGACCGGGTTTTCGTTACCAAGAACCTAATCTCGATGAATTGGACGACGATGACATCATCTTCCCAGAGATTGTTGAAGAGGCGATTTTCCGTGGCAATGTGAATACATCATGGCAGGTGTTGAAGAATTTGCAGCTCAAGGCTGATGTGACGTTAGTATCTGGCCACAGTAACCTGAAATTTGATACTGAATTAGAAGCGATCAACGATATTACTGACAATATCGCACTGAAGATTGCTCACTCTCGTCAATACCACGATAAAGTGCCTCACGGATTAAGCAAAGAAGACTCTGTGCTGTCGATTAACCTGCTCTTTCAGTTCTAA
- a CDS encoding replicative DNA helicase codes for MDTKSQKSANDQVDAIKVPPHSLEAEQSVIGGLLLDNERWDTVAEKVVAKDFYSRPHRLIFEAVKDILEESSPLDLITLSEHLELREQLEDVGGFAYLADLAKNTPSAANINAYADIVAQRALVRSLIGVANEIADSGYDPQGRTSEELVDLAESKVFAIAEGRASENEGPQNVDSILEKTLERIEILYKSPQDGVTGVDTGFNDLNKKTAGLQGSDLIIVAARPSMGKTTFAMNLCENAAMKQDKPVLIFSLEMPAEQLMMRMLASLSRVDQTKIRTGQLDDEDWARISSSMGILMDKKNMYIDDSSGLTPTEVRSRARRIAREHDGISMIMIDYLQLMRVPSLSDNRTLEIAEISRSLKALAKELNVPVVALSQLNRSLEQRADKRPVNSDLRESGSIEQDADLIMFIYRDEVYNPDSSLKGIAEIILGKQRNGPIGSVRLTFQGQHSRFDNYAGPAFDDE; via the coding sequence GTGGATACCAAAAGTCAGAAATCAGCCAACGATCAGGTGGACGCCATCAAAGTCCCACCACATTCATTAGAAGCTGAGCAATCTGTTATTGGCGGTTTGTTATTGGATAACGAACGCTGGGATACAGTTGCTGAAAAGGTTGTGGCCAAAGACTTTTATAGCCGTCCTCACCGTCTGATCTTTGAAGCGGTAAAGGATATCCTTGAAGAAAGTTCTCCTCTGGACCTGATTACACTCTCTGAACATTTAGAGCTTCGTGAGCAGCTAGAAGACGTAGGTGGCTTTGCTTACCTTGCTGACTTAGCCAAAAACACACCCAGTGCCGCTAACATTAATGCGTATGCAGATATCGTGGCACAGCGAGCACTGGTTCGTAGCTTGATCGGTGTGGCGAATGAGATCGCCGATTCTGGTTATGACCCTCAAGGTCGTACATCGGAAGAGCTGGTTGATCTTGCTGAAAGTAAAGTCTTCGCGATTGCAGAAGGCCGAGCAAGTGAAAACGAAGGCCCACAAAACGTTGATAGCATTCTCGAGAAGACGCTAGAACGTATCGAAATCTTATATAAATCGCCACAAGATGGTGTTACTGGTGTCGATACTGGCTTTAACGACCTCAACAAGAAGACAGCAGGCCTACAGGGTTCTGACTTAATCATTGTTGCTGCGCGTCCATCGATGGGTAAAACCACCTTTGCGATGAACTTGTGTGAAAATGCGGCGATGAAACAAGATAAGCCAGTTCTGATTTTCTCTCTTGAGATGCCAGCCGAACAGCTGATGATGCGTATGCTTGCGTCACTTTCTCGTGTCGACCAAACCAAGATTCGTACCGGTCAATTAGACGATGAAGATTGGGCTCGTATTTCGTCGAGTATGGGTATTCTGATGGATAAGAAGAATATGTATATCGATGACAGCTCGGGTCTAACGCCAACCGAAGTTCGTTCTCGTGCTCGACGTATTGCACGTGAACACGATGGTATCTCTATGATCATGATAGATTACCTTCAATTAATGCGTGTTCCTTCATTATCAGATAACCGTACTCTTGAAATTGCCGAGATTTCTCGCTCATTGAAAGCGTTGGCGAAAGAACTGAACGTTCCGGTTGTCGCACTTTCTCAGCTTAACCGTTCCCTAGAGCAACGTGCTGATAAGCGCCCAGTAAACTCGGACTTGCGTGAATCAGGTTCTATCGAGCAAGATGCCGATTTGATCATGTTTATCTATCGTGATGAGGTTTATAACCCAGACAGTTCATTGAAAGGCATCGCAGAGATCATCCTTGGTAAGCAACGTAACGGTCCGATCGGTTCGGTTCGTTTGACATTCCAAGGTCAACACTCCCGATTTGATAACTATGCAGGCCCTGCATTTGATGATGAGTAA
- the alr gene encoding alanine racemase: protein MTYMKAATASIDLNALEHNLNQIKSKAPQCKVMSVVKANGYGHGLLHIAKHSKNSDAFGVARIEEALQLRAGGIVKPILLLEGFYSSGDLPILVTNNIQTVVHCEEQLSALENADLETPVVVWLKVDSGMHRLGVRPEQYQNFVERLHQCANVAKPLRYMSHFGCADELDRATTVEQTELFLSLTDGCEGERSLAASAGLLAWPNSHLDWVRPGIISYGVSPFADKSAQELGFKPVMTLTSHLIAVRDVKAGESVGYGANWTSERDTKVGVIAIGYGDGYPRMAPNGTPVFVNGRKVPIAGRVSMDMLTVDLGPDAADKVGDEATLWGKDLPSEEVAEHIGTIAYELVTKLTSRVAMEYVK, encoded by the coding sequence ATGACTTACATGAAAGCAGCGACGGCAAGCATTGACTTAAACGCGCTCGAACATAACTTGAACCAGATAAAGTCGAAGGCTCCACAGTGTAAAGTTATGTCGGTTGTGAAAGCGAATGGCTACGGGCACGGCTTACTGCATATCGCCAAGCACTCTAAAAACTCAGATGCTTTTGGTGTGGCGCGTATTGAAGAAGCCTTACAACTGCGAGCTGGTGGTATTGTTAAACCCATATTGTTGCTGGAAGGGTTTTACTCTTCGGGTGATTTACCCATCCTGGTGACCAATAACATTCAAACCGTGGTGCATTGTGAAGAGCAATTAAGCGCGCTTGAGAATGCAGATTTGGAAACACCCGTTGTGGTATGGCTTAAAGTCGACAGTGGCATGCACCGATTAGGTGTTCGCCCTGAGCAATACCAAAACTTTGTTGAGCGTTTGCATCAATGTGCGAATGTTGCCAAACCTCTACGTTACATGAGCCACTTCGGTTGTGCTGATGAACTTGATAGAGCAACCACCGTTGAACAGACTGAGCTTTTCTTATCTCTCACTGACGGTTGTGAAGGTGAGCGTTCACTTGCTGCCTCTGCGGGTCTATTGGCTTGGCCTAATAGCCACCTTGATTGGGTTCGTCCGGGAATCATCTCTTACGGTGTTTCGCCTTTTGCTGATAAATCAGCGCAAGAACTTGGCTTTAAGCCTGTGATGACTCTGACCTCACATCTGATTGCGGTTCGTGATGTTAAAGCGGGTGAAAGCGTTGGTTATGGCGCTAACTGGACCAGTGAACGTGATACCAAGGTTGGCGTGATCGCGATTGGTTACGGTGATGGTTATCCACGCATGGCTCCTAACGGCACTCCAGTGTTCGTTAATGGACGAAAAGTACCGATCGCAGGACGAGTGTCAATGGACATGCTAACGGTCGACCTTGGCCCTGATGCTGCAGATAAAGTCGGTGATGAAGCGACATTATGGGGTAAAGATTTACCTTCAGAAGAAGTCGCAGAACATATCGGCACTATCGCGTACGAGCTAGTCACTAAGCTGACTTCGCGTGTTGCGATGGAGTATGTGAAGTAG